The Streptomyces seoulensis genome contains a region encoding:
- a CDS encoding DUF6760 family protein yields the protein MTYALPRLREEIAYVAYHFHWSRDEILDLTHGERREWVGEIARINTRVNEGG from the coding sequence GTGACGTACGCGCTCCCCCGGCTGCGGGAGGAGATCGCGTACGTCGCCTACCACTTCCACTGGAGCCGCGACGAGATCCTCGACCTGACCCATGGCGAGCGCCGGGAGTGGGTCGGCGAGATCGCCCGCATCAACACCCGCGTGAACGAAGGCGGTTGA
- a CDS encoding zinc-ribbon domain-containing protein, producing the protein MRRRTVTAGNLDEILQATAPAKDEAEAVSKPFTPAAPPRQEPALRTEFEFELPRGYVDEAGTVHRHGSMRLATARDELRPQIDLRVKENPAYLSVVLLSQVITRIGTITDVHAGVVERMYATDVAFLQDFYRRVNSEGHTRAAVTCPHCEGGFEVDLSGGRLGES; encoded by the coding sequence ATGAGGCGCCGTACGGTGACCGCGGGCAACCTGGACGAGATCCTCCAGGCGACGGCTCCCGCGAAGGACGAGGCGGAGGCGGTGTCCAAGCCGTTCACGCCCGCGGCGCCGCCGCGCCAGGAGCCCGCGCTGCGCACGGAGTTCGAGTTCGAGCTGCCGCGCGGGTACGTGGACGAGGCGGGCACCGTGCACCGGCACGGCTCGATGCGCCTGGCCACGGCCCGCGACGAGCTGCGCCCGCAGATCGACCTGCGGGTCAAGGAGAACCCCGCGTACCTCAGTGTCGTGCTGCTCAGCCAGGTGATCACCCGGATCGGCACGATCACCGATGTGCACGCGGGGGTCGTGGAGCGGATGTACGCGACCGATGTCGCGTTCCTCCAGGACTTCTACCGGCGCGTCAACAGCGAGGGCCACACGCGTGCGGCGGTCACCTGCCCGCACTGCGAGGGCGGCTTCGAGGTCGACCTCTCGGGTGGGCGCCTGGGGGAATCGTGA
- a CDS encoding phage tail protein yields the protein MAEGDALSTHIFGVQLGGYLVESIQEISGLSVEEEVVEVRQVSSEGKQIIRKQPGARQAGEITITRGLDQSSEFTSWIKETLNNGAVDTARQNLTIEIKDSTGETVRRIQLMQGWASKWEGPSLKAGESSAATESVTIVFEEIIVE from the coding sequence ATGGCTGAGGGCGATGCTCTTTCCACCCATATCTTCGGCGTCCAGCTCGGCGGCTACCTGGTCGAATCCATCCAGGAGATCAGCGGCCTGAGCGTCGAGGAGGAGGTGGTCGAGGTCCGGCAGGTCAGCTCCGAGGGCAAGCAGATCATCCGCAAGCAGCCGGGCGCCCGCCAGGCAGGCGAGATCACGATCACCCGTGGGCTCGACCAGAGCAGCGAGTTCACCTCCTGGATCAAGGAGACGCTGAACAACGGCGCGGTGGACACGGCGCGGCAGAACCTCACCATCGAGATCAAGGACTCCACCGGTGAGACCGTGCGGCGCATCCAGCTCATGCAGGGCTGGGCGTCCAAGTGGGAGGGCCCGTCCCTCAAGGCAGGCGAGTCGTCGGCCGCCACCGAGTCCGTGACCATCGTGTTCGAGGAGATCATCGTCGAATGA
- a CDS encoding phage tail sheath family protein — MPTYLTPGVYVEEVQSGARPIEGVGTAVAAFVGFAEDGPFHEPTLVTSWDQYTRLFGGFVQGAYLPHSVYGYFANGGGSAYIVRIGGSAKDSSAPAGNGDARREQAALAVEVGGFQIAAKPGVSGVSIEIADPEGENPPEDRFRVLVRQGEQVAETYDASTRRNVKGYLPTQARASKLIEVTEQRGGNATRPATQTIAVPDAPASPAPAASGQVARLDPAEYVGDADARTGFAGLESVDEITMVAVPDLMSAYQRGDIDAEGLRTVQLAVISHCEQMGDRVAVLDAPPGLSAQAVRNWRNDEAGYDSRYATLYYPWVRVLDPAAGRNITVPPSGHVAGLWARSDAERGVHKAPANEVIRGAVDLELRLSKGEQDLLNPIGVNCIRTFPGRGVRVWGARTLSSDPAWRYLNVRRLFNYLEESILLGTQWVVFEPNDDRLWSSIRRNVSAFLTEEWRRGALFGRTAAEAFYVKCDRDNNPQESIDQGRVVCEIGVSPVKPAEFVVFRLAQFSDSTSLVDE, encoded by the coding sequence ATGCCGACGTACCTCACCCCAGGTGTTTACGTGGAGGAGGTGCAGTCCGGTGCTCGCCCCATCGAGGGTGTGGGCACCGCGGTCGCCGCGTTCGTCGGCTTCGCCGAGGACGGGCCGTTCCACGAGCCGACGCTGGTGACGAGCTGGGACCAGTACACCCGTCTGTTCGGCGGTTTCGTGCAGGGCGCGTACCTGCCGCACTCCGTCTACGGCTACTTCGCGAACGGCGGCGGCTCCGCCTACATCGTGCGGATCGGCGGCTCCGCCAAGGACTCCTCCGCCCCGGCCGGGAACGGCGACGCGCGGCGTGAGCAGGCGGCGCTCGCCGTCGAGGTGGGCGGCTTCCAGATCGCGGCCAAGCCCGGCGTGAGCGGCGTGTCCATCGAGATCGCCGACCCGGAGGGCGAGAACCCGCCGGAGGACCGCTTCCGCGTCCTGGTCCGCCAGGGCGAACAGGTGGCCGAGACCTACGACGCCTCGACCCGCCGGAACGTCAAGGGCTACCTGCCCACCCAGGCCCGCGCCTCGAAGCTGATCGAGGTGACCGAGCAGCGGGGCGGGAACGCGACGCGGCCGGCCACGCAGACGATCGCCGTGCCGGACGCCCCGGCCTCCCCCGCGCCCGCCGCCTCCGGCCAGGTGGCCCGGCTGGACCCGGCCGAGTACGTCGGCGACGCGGACGCCCGTACCGGCTTCGCCGGTCTGGAGAGCGTGGACGAGATCACGATGGTCGCCGTCCCCGACCTGATGAGCGCCTACCAGCGTGGTGACATCGACGCCGAGGGCCTGCGCACGGTGCAGCTCGCGGTCATCTCGCACTGCGAGCAGATGGGCGACCGCGTCGCCGTCCTCGACGCCCCGCCCGGCCTGTCCGCGCAGGCGGTCCGCAACTGGCGCAACGACGAGGCGGGTTACGACTCCCGCTACGCCACCCTGTACTACCCCTGGGTCCGGGTGCTGGACCCGGCCGCCGGACGCAACATCACCGTCCCGCCGAGCGGGCACGTCGCCGGCCTGTGGGCGCGCAGCGACGCCGAGCGCGGTGTGCACAAGGCGCCAGCGAACGAGGTGATCCGTGGCGCGGTCGACCTGGAGCTGCGGCTGAGCAAGGGCGAGCAGGACCTGCTCAACCCGATCGGCGTGAACTGCATCCGTACCTTCCCGGGCCGGGGTGTGCGGGTGTGGGGTGCGCGCACCCTCTCCTCCGACCCGGCGTGGCGCTACCTGAACGTGCGCCGGCTGTTCAACTACCTGGAGGAGTCGATCCTGCTCGGCACCCAGTGGGTGGTGTTCGAGCCGAACGACGACCGGCTGTGGTCGAGCATCCGGCGCAACGTCAGTGCCTTCCTCACCGAGGAGTGGCGCCGGGGCGCGCTGTTCGGGCGGACGGCGGCGGAGGCGTTCTACGTCAAGTGCGACCGGGACAACAACCCGCAGGAGTCCATCGACCAGGGACGCGTGGTCTGCGAGATCGGTGTCTCGCCGGTCAAGCCGGCCGAGTTCGTGGTGTTCCGGCTGGCGCAGTTCTCCGACAGCACCAGCCTCGTCGACGAGTGA
- a CDS encoding ATP-binding protein: MTQTVETELWRRLRAVEERVQKAVAARRAVDPDPDDPYRGQYLTPEAAQRLLDIRREPSPAEPEQAAQDSPLGRLARDFDLTPLDLDLLLVALAPDLDARFEQLYGYLNDDLTRRRPTVGLALELCGHDGLSPARFRLSPGAPLLAGGLLEVQEPERPPLSRVLAVPDRVTAHLLGDTAPDARLGSVLGEHAADPAADLELVRRAAGAARSGTGHVHLRALGGAPEGLADAALREAGRLPLVLDAAALARHARALPELAAAAAREARLTGAGVVLGPLDDLPDKPSERTDVLRTVCAALSGIPLFTYGAQGWDPGWAVRTPVSFVVGKSSPEQQAVRWRFALEAAGAPPDRTAGEEPARAVAAHRLDSGQLRRAADAAVRTAALAGRPVGAEDVRTAVRAQNGAGLARLARRVEPGVGWDDLVLPPRTLKGLRELSVRARHRDQVLGRWGMRPGGGRGRGVIALFAGESGTGKTMSAEVVATDLGMDLYVVDLSTVVDKYIGETEKNLERIFTEASAVNAVLLFDEADAIFGKRSEVKDARDRHANIESAYLLQRMESFDGIAVLTTNLRANLDEAFTRRLDVVADFPMPDAAQRLALWERCLGERVPRAADVDLRFCADRFELAGGSIRSCAVTAAYLAAESGQELTMGQVVESVAQEYRKLGRLVLAAEFGSWLAQVTGA; this comes from the coding sequence CCGTGGAGGAGCGGGTGCAGAAGGCGGTCGCCGCGCGGCGGGCCGTCGACCCCGACCCGGACGACCCCTACCGCGGCCAGTACCTCACCCCCGAGGCGGCGCAGCGCCTCCTCGACATCCGCCGCGAACCGTCCCCCGCCGAGCCCGAGCAGGCGGCGCAGGATTCTCCACTGGGCCGCCTGGCAAGGGACTTCGACCTCACCCCGCTCGATCTGGACCTGCTGCTGGTCGCGTTGGCCCCGGACCTGGACGCCCGCTTCGAGCAGCTCTACGGCTATCTGAACGACGACCTCACCCGGCGCAGGCCCACGGTCGGGCTGGCCCTCGAACTGTGCGGGCACGACGGGCTGTCCCCGGCCCGCTTCCGCCTCTCCCCCGGCGCGCCGCTGCTCGCGGGCGGTCTGCTGGAGGTCCAGGAGCCGGAACGGCCGCCGCTGTCGCGGGTGCTGGCGGTGCCCGACCGGGTGACCGCGCATCTGCTGGGCGACACCGCACCCGACGCCCGCCTCGGTTCCGTGCTCGGGGAGCACGCGGCCGACCCGGCGGCCGACCTCGAACTGGTCCGGCGGGCCGCCGGGGCGGCCCGGAGCGGCACCGGCCATGTGCACCTGCGGGCACTCGGCGGTGCCCCCGAGGGCCTGGCGGACGCGGCACTGCGCGAAGCGGGCCGCCTGCCGCTGGTCCTGGACGCGGCCGCGCTGGCCCGGCACGCCCGTGCGCTGCCGGAGCTGGCCGCGGCCGCCGCCCGCGAGGCACGCCTGACCGGTGCCGGGGTGGTGCTCGGCCCGCTGGACGACCTTCCCGACAAGCCGTCCGAGCGGACCGACGTCCTGCGCACGGTGTGCGCGGCGCTGTCCGGCATCCCGCTGTTCACGTACGGCGCGCAGGGGTGGGACCCGGGGTGGGCCGTCCGTACGCCGGTGTCCTTCGTGGTGGGCAAGTCCTCGCCGGAGCAGCAGGCCGTGCGGTGGCGGTTCGCGCTGGAGGCGGCCGGCGCCCCGCCGGACAGGACGGCGGGCGAGGAGCCGGCCCGCGCCGTGGCCGCGCACCGGCTCGACTCGGGTCAGCTCAGGCGGGCCGCGGACGCGGCGGTGCGCACGGCGGCCCTGGCCGGGCGGCCGGTGGGCGCGGAGGACGTCCGGACCGCGGTACGGGCGCAGAACGGCGCGGGTCTGGCCCGGCTGGCCCGCCGGGTGGAGCCCGGGGTCGGCTGGGACGACCTGGTGCTGCCGCCGCGGACCCTGAAGGGTCTGCGCGAGCTCTCGGTGCGTGCCCGCCACCGCGACCAGGTGCTCGGCCGGTGGGGCATGCGTCCCGGCGGGGGCCGGGGCCGCGGGGTGATCGCGCTGTTCGCCGGTGAGTCCGGCACCGGCAAGACGATGTCCGCCGAGGTGGTCGCCACCGACCTGGGCATGGATCTGTACGTGGTGGACCTGTCGACCGTGGTCGACAAGTATATCGGGGAGACCGAGAAGAACCTGGAGCGGATCTTCACCGAGGCGTCGGCGGTCAACGCGGTCCTGCTGTTCGACGAGGCCGACGCGATCTTCGGCAAGCGCTCCGAGGTGAAGGACGCCCGCGACCGGCACGCCAACATCGAGTCGGCCTACCTGCTCCAGCGCATGGAGTCCTTCGACGGCATCGCCGTGCTGACCACCAATCTGCGGGCCAACCTGGACGAGGCGTTCACCCGGCGGCTCGACGTGGTGGCCGACTTCCCGATGCCCGACGCGGCGCAGCGCCTGGCGCTGTGGGAGCGGTGCCTGGGCGAGCGGGTGCCGCGCGCCGCCGACGTGGACCTGAGGTTCTGTGCCGACCGGTTCGAGCTGGCGGGCGGTTCGATCCGGTCCTGCGCGGTGACGGCCGCGTATCTCGCGGCGGAATCCGGGCAGGAGCTGACGATGGGGCAGGTGGTGGAGTCGGTCGCGCAGGAGTACCGCAAGCTCGGCCGGCTGGTCCTCGCGGCGGAGTTCGGTTCCTGGCTGGCGCAGGTCACGGGCGCCTGA